The proteins below come from a single Oncorhynchus keta strain PuntledgeMale-10-30-2019 chromosome 32, Oket_V2, whole genome shotgun sequence genomic window:
- the LOC118365207 gene encoding nuclear receptor subfamily 1 group D member 1-like — MNVLELRLATTAMDTNNNNTGGVISYIGSSGCSPNHTSPVSMYSENSFGASFPPSPNGSQSFSNAYSGSSSSSNGDDGNSSSGSGGSPRPRGRNDNSISRCSTSKSVASLTKLNGMVLLCKVCGDIASGFHYGVHACEGCKGFFRRSIQQNIQYKKCLKNQTCTIMRINRNRCQQCRFKKCLSVGMSRDAVRFGRIPKREKQRMLAEMQSAMNNMNNMQNEFQLASLTHNSPPSPTSSSPCPGLTVAPQPQALPFAPSPCPPAQAPASLLPPPTTQSPPLLASSPPLCPSPGVDCTITAIARAHRETFVYAHDKLGESTRQHNGEVDNWGSNYCPAGYHQNGLYTIYHHNNNVGLQHHGSQAMSDRHHQNNGKQFHNSNLFECHQGIETSSVPEGQNFSWKNHKDIVLACPMNMCPQDEPNKTPQEIWEDFSLSFTPAVREVVEFAKHIPGFSALSENDQVTLLKAGTFEVLTVRFASLFNVKEQTVTFISGATYSLEALKGMGMGGLLDTMFEFSEKLNSLELTAEELGLFTAVVLVSADRSGIENINSVELLQESLIRALRALVGKSNPCDVSRFTKLLLKMPDLRTLNNMHSEKLLSFRIDA, encoded by the exons ATGAATGTTTTGGAGCTCAGGTTGGCAACAACAGCAATGGACacaaataacaacaacacag GGGGTGTAATCTCCTACATCGGCTCCAGTGGCTGCTCACCGAATCACACCAGCCCGGTGTCTATGTACAGCGAGAACTCCTTCGgagcctccttccctccctcccccaatgGTTCCCAGAGCTTCTCCAATGCCTACTCCGGCAGCTCCAGCTCCTCCAATGGTGATGATGGCAACTCCTCTTCCGGCTCTGGAGGGTCCCCAAGGCCTAGGGGTCGTAATGACAACAGCATCTCTCGCTGCTCCACCAGCAAGTCCGTGGCAAGCCTTACCA AACTGAATGGGATGGTGCTGCTGTGTAAAGTGTGTGGAGACATCGCCTCAGGCTTCCACTATGGCGTCCATGCCTGTGAGGGCTGCAAGGGATTCTTCCGACGCAGTATCCAGCAGAACATCCAGTACAAAAAGTGCCTGAAGAACCAGACCTGTACCATCATGAGGATTAACCGCAACCGCTGCCAGCAGTGCCGCTTCAAAAAGTGTCTGTCCGTGGGCATGTCTCGCGATG CTGTTCGCTTTGGCAGAATACCTAAGCGTGAGAAGCAGCGCATGCTCGCAGAGATGCAGAGCGCCATGAACAACATGAACAACATGCAAAATGAGTTCCAGCTGGCCAGCCTGACCCAcaactctcccccttctcccacttcctcctctccctgcccggGTCTGACTGTGGCACCCCAGCCTCAGGCCCTGCCTTTTGCTCCCTCCCCTTGTCCTCCAGCACAAGCCCCTGCTTCCCTTCTGCCCCCACCAACCACCCAAAGCCCGCCACTGTTGGCCAGCTCTCCACCCCTGTGCCCCAGCCCTGGGGTGGACTGCACCATAACGGCCATTGCCCGGGCGCACCGTGAGACCTTCGTCTACGCCCACGACAAGCTGGGCGAGTCCACGAGACAGCATAACGGAGAGGTGGACAACTGGGGCTCCAACTACTGCCCTGCTGGCTACCATCAGAACGGCCTCTACACAATctaccaccacaacaacaacgtGGGCCTCCAGCACCATGGCTCCCAGGCCATGTCTGACAGACATCACCAGAACAATGGCAAGCAGTTCCACAACAGCAACCTGTTTGAGTGCCACCAAGGCATTGAGACCAGCAGCGTTCCCGAGGGGCAGAACTTCTCATGGAAAAACCACAAGGACATTGTGCTG GCATGTCCAATGAACATGTGCCCCCAAGACGAACCCAACAAGACCCCTCAGGAGATCTGGGAGGACTTCTCGCTCAGCTTCACGCCGGCTGTGCGCGAGGTGGTGGAGTTCGCCAAGCATATTCCAGGGTTCAGTGCACTCTCTGAGAACGACCAAGTCACTCTGCTCAAGGCCGGCACTTTTGAG GTCTTGACGGTGCGCTTTGCCTCTCTCTTCAACGTGAAGGAGCAGACTGTCACCTTCATCTCTGGTGCCACCTACAGCCTGGAGGCCCTGAAGGGCATGGGTATGGGAGGCCTGCTAGACACCATGTTTGAATTCAGCGAGAAACTCAACTCCCTGGAACTCACGGCCGAGGAGCTGGGTCTCTTCACCGCTGTAGTGCTAGTGTCTGCAG ATCGCTCAGGCATCGAGAACATTAACTCCGTGGAACTGCTTCAGGAGTCTCTGATCAGAGCACTGCGTGCCCTGGTCGGCAAGAGCAACCCCTGTGACGTCTCTCGCTTCACCAAGCTGCTGCTGAAGATGCCCGACCTGCGCACACTCAACAACATGCACTCAGAGAAGCTGCTGTCCTTCCGCATCGACGCATAA
- the LOC118365209 gene encoding male-specific lethal 1-like 1 isoform X1, whose amino-acid sequence MASNETGLAWTSRQPTAEEKRHPPCEIKLFVPPTPLSGGHWWALVGKGSVCRVATTMTSTVFTSGGYKLDTVGKIDLVKAPAGGTPDSFSGLRREPSEYVIGVPNVLGSIHNSSGQQLQGKAKVVPGQGQVTCRPGSGQNLGLGSGQEENWVSFGAQTPQGKPMGGEGTTPVKSKTLLGQTNSNMGKTDLGVHNTIKQPRDDVVGGREVRGAATAAVMGAQSSEHSPDCKRGNIRKGPGHSPTQTSCIRQILLLQLELIEQQQQQLQSKSKEIDDLKAEKEMLMARIERMERRLRLGKKDGCDQHPTHIPSRQQDQAAMPGTPEGQGLSEGRSGHTPRTLNLGRGGKGHKRRFLFQDPRAAKRRAQAKASQSPHNEALLPKEEPLDGGEFSDGSPGTSSTVTEELDYLSTTDMYLCRWHVPPPSPTSREPSPKKEEPVAIPSWKENLMEPLGEEEASDIPENLDDNVFLKRHLKHELDEKRRKRWDIQRIREQRMFQRLQQRMNKRKGIQESEPEVFSFYPEAEDVEYLMITPHLPVVVFGRPLPKLSRRIFDLPWLDEWSRCRVEVPKKQTPHRTCRK is encoded by the exons ATGGCGTCAAATGAGACCGG GCTTGCATGGACATCTAGACAGCCCACTGCTGAGGAGAAACGGCATCCACCGTGTGAGATCAAGCTCTTTGTGCCACCAACGCCCCTGTCAGGAGGACACTGGTGGGCGTTGGTTGGCAAGGGTTCTGTTTGTAGGGTTGCCACAACAATGACATCCACTGTGTTCACAAGTGGAGGATATAAGCTGGACACAGTGGGGAAGATTGATTTGGTCAAAGCTCCAGCGGGAGGAACACCTGATTCCTTCAGCGGCCTGAGGAGGGAGCCAAGTGAATATGTCATCGGAGTCCCAAACGTGCTGGGCAGTATCCACAACAGCAGCGGCCAGCAGCTTCAGGGGAAAGCCAAGGTGGTGCCAGGACAGGGACAGGTTACCTGCAGGCCTGGATCTGGACAGAACCTTGGGCTTGGGTCGGGGCAAGAGGAGAACTGGGTGAGCTTTGGAGCCCAAACTCCCCAGGGCAAACCGATGGGAGGCGAAGGCACCACACCAGTCAAGAGCAAGACACTACTAGGACAGACAAACAGCAATATGGGCAAGACGGACCTTGGAGTGCACAACACTATCAAACAGCCCCGGGACGATGTAGTGGGTGGCAGGGAGGTCAGAGGGGCTGCTACGGCAGCAGTCATGGGGGCACAGTCATCAGAACACAGCCCAGACTGCAAAAGAGGGAATATTAGGAAAGGGCCTGGTCACTCCCCTACACAGACCAGCTGCATACGCCAGATCCTCCTCCTCCAACTGGAACTCATtgaacaacagcaacagcagctCCAGTCCAAGAGTAAGGAGATAGATGACCTTAAAGCTGAGAAGGAAATG CTCATGGCACGGATCGAGCGCATGGAGCGCCGTCTGCGGCTAGGTAAGAAGGATGGGTGTGACCAGCACCCCACCCACATCCCTAGCCGGCAACAAGACCAGGCAGCAATGCCAGGGACACCAGAGGGGCAGGGGCTGTCTGAGGGCCGCAGCGGCCATACACCCCGAACGCTGAATTTGGGCAGAGGAGGCAAGGGCCACAAAAG GCGTTTCCTCTTCCAGGACCCCAGGGCAGCCAAACGACGTGCCCAAGCCAAGGCTTCCCAGTCCCCACACAATGAGGCACTTCTCCCCAAAGAGGAGCCACTGGACGGAGGAGAGTTTTCAGATGGGTCTCCTGGAACCAGCTCGACTGTCACTGAGGAACTGGACTACCTGTCCACCACAGACATGTACCTGTGTCGCTGGCATGTGCCTCCCCCGTCACCAACTTCGCGAGAGCCCTCACCCAAGAAGGAGGAGCCTGTGGCCA TTCCCTCATGGAAGGAAAACCTAATGGAGCccctaggagaggaggaggcatcTGATATCCCTGAG AATCTGGATGACAATGTCTTCCTGAAGCGCCACTTGAAGCATGAACTGgatgagaagagaaggaagag ATGGGACATCCAGCGGATCCGTGAGCAGCGGATGTTCCAGCGACTGCAGCAGCGCATGAACAAGAGGAAGGGTATCCAAGAGAGTGAGCCAGAAGTGTTTTCCTTCTACCCAGAAGCTGAGGATG tggAGTACCTCATGATCACCCCCCACCTTCCAGTGGTGGTGTTTGGACGACCTCTGCCAAAGCTGTCAAGACG GATCTTTGACCTGCCCTGGCTGGATGAGTGGAGCCGCTGTCGAGTCGAGGTGCCCAAAAAGCAGACCCCCCACCGGACCTGCCGCAAATAA
- the LOC118365209 gene encoding male-specific lethal 1-like 1 isoform X2, which yields MTSTVFTSGGYKLDTVGKIDLVKAPAGGTPDSFSGLRREPSEYVIGVPNVLGSIHNSSGQQLQGKAKVVPGQGQVTCRPGSGQNLGLGSGQEENWVSFGAQTPQGKPMGGEGTTPVKSKTLLGQTNSNMGKTDLGVHNTIKQPRDDVVGGREVRGAATAAVMGAQSSEHSPDCKRGNIRKGPGHSPTQTSCIRQILLLQLELIEQQQQQLQSKSKEIDDLKAEKEMLMARIERMERRLRLGKKDGCDQHPTHIPSRQQDQAAMPGTPEGQGLSEGRSGHTPRTLNLGRGGKGHKRRFLFQDPRAAKRRAQAKASQSPHNEALLPKEEPLDGGEFSDGSPGTSSTVTEELDYLSTTDMYLCRWHVPPPSPTSREPSPKKEEPVAIPSWKENLMEPLGEEEASDIPENLDDNVFLKRHLKHELDEKRRKRWDIQRIREQRMFQRLQQRMNKRKGIQESEPEVFSFYPEAEDVEYLMITPHLPVVVFGRPLPKLSRRIFDLPWLDEWSRCRVEVPKKQTPHRTCRK from the exons ATGACATCCACTGTGTTCACAAGTGGAGGATATAAGCTGGACACAGTGGGGAAGATTGATTTGGTCAAAGCTCCAGCGGGAGGAACACCTGATTCCTTCAGCGGCCTGAGGAGGGAGCCAAGTGAATATGTCATCGGAGTCCCAAACGTGCTGGGCAGTATCCACAACAGCAGCGGCCAGCAGCTTCAGGGGAAAGCCAAGGTGGTGCCAGGACAGGGACAGGTTACCTGCAGGCCTGGATCTGGACAGAACCTTGGGCTTGGGTCGGGGCAAGAGGAGAACTGGGTGAGCTTTGGAGCCCAAACTCCCCAGGGCAAACCGATGGGAGGCGAAGGCACCACACCAGTCAAGAGCAAGACACTACTAGGACAGACAAACAGCAATATGGGCAAGACGGACCTTGGAGTGCACAACACTATCAAACAGCCCCGGGACGATGTAGTGGGTGGCAGGGAGGTCAGAGGGGCTGCTACGGCAGCAGTCATGGGGGCACAGTCATCAGAACACAGCCCAGACTGCAAAAGAGGGAATATTAGGAAAGGGCCTGGTCACTCCCCTACACAGACCAGCTGCATACGCCAGATCCTCCTCCTCCAACTGGAACTCATtgaacaacagcaacagcagctCCAGTCCAAGAGTAAGGAGATAGATGACCTTAAAGCTGAGAAGGAAATG CTCATGGCACGGATCGAGCGCATGGAGCGCCGTCTGCGGCTAGGTAAGAAGGATGGGTGTGACCAGCACCCCACCCACATCCCTAGCCGGCAACAAGACCAGGCAGCAATGCCAGGGACACCAGAGGGGCAGGGGCTGTCTGAGGGCCGCAGCGGCCATACACCCCGAACGCTGAATTTGGGCAGAGGAGGCAAGGGCCACAAAAG GCGTTTCCTCTTCCAGGACCCCAGGGCAGCCAAACGACGTGCCCAAGCCAAGGCTTCCCAGTCCCCACACAATGAGGCACTTCTCCCCAAAGAGGAGCCACTGGACGGAGGAGAGTTTTCAGATGGGTCTCCTGGAACCAGCTCGACTGTCACTGAGGAACTGGACTACCTGTCCACCACAGACATGTACCTGTGTCGCTGGCATGTGCCTCCCCCGTCACCAACTTCGCGAGAGCCCTCACCCAAGAAGGAGGAGCCTGTGGCCA TTCCCTCATGGAAGGAAAACCTAATGGAGCccctaggagaggaggaggcatcTGATATCCCTGAG AATCTGGATGACAATGTCTTCCTGAAGCGCCACTTGAAGCATGAACTGgatgagaagagaaggaagag ATGGGACATCCAGCGGATCCGTGAGCAGCGGATGTTCCAGCGACTGCAGCAGCGCATGAACAAGAGGAAGGGTATCCAAGAGAGTGAGCCAGAAGTGTTTTCCTTCTACCCAGAAGCTGAGGATG tggAGTACCTCATGATCACCCCCCACCTTCCAGTGGTGGTGTTTGGACGACCTCTGCCAAAGCTGTCAAGACG GATCTTTGACCTGCCCTGGCTGGATGAGTGGAGCCGCTGTCGAGTCGAGGTGCCCAAAAAGCAGACCCCCCACCGGACCTGCCGCAAATAA